Below is a window of Lacibacter sp. H407 DNA.
TCCGATACCGAAGGCTTGCGTATGAATGATGTATATCGGTACACCATGGAACATTATACGGAGCACATCAGCCTTGAACAGATCGCTGCAGTTGCACATTTAACGGTGCAGGCTTTTTGTCGCTACTTTAAAAAACACACCCGCAAAACCTATATCAGTTTCCTGAACGAAATACGTATTAACGAAGCCTGCAAAAAAATGACAGGCAATACAGCAGTTGCTATTTCATCTGTAGCGTATGAATGTGGCTTCAGCAGTGCGGTAAGTTTTAACCGGGTGTTTAAACAGGTGACTGGTGTTTCTCCTTCCCGATACATGGCCGATTACCGGGAGCAGGTAAACTGACGGCCTTTCCGTATTTTCGCAGTAAGATTGTTTGCACATGGAAACCTACGGTAAAATTTTACTCATCGCCATGCCGGCTTTTCTATTGCTGGTGCTTGCCGAAGCCTGGTATGGTGTTTGGAAAGGAAAACAAACTGTCCGCAACCTGGATATGATCTCCAGTCTCAGCAGTGGCATTACCAATGTTACAAAAGATGTGTTGGGTTTAAGTATTGCCATTATCGGTTATGGTTGGCTGGCAGATAAATTAGCGATCGTACATATTGAGAATACCATTCTTACTTACATCATTGCGTTTATAGCGCTCGACTTTGCCGGTTATTGGGTGCATCGTCTCGATCATGAATATAATTTTTTCTGGAATGCACATATCATTCATCACAGCAGTGAAGATTTTAATCTGGCTTGCGCCTTGCGACAAAGTATCTCTGTTGTGTTCCGTCTCTTCACCATCTTTTTATTACCGGCTGCGTTGCTGGGTGTGCCAACTATGGTGATTGCTGTTGTTGCTCCACTGCATTTGTTTGCTCAGTTCTGGTATCATACACAACACATCAACAAGATGGGATTTCTGGAGAAGATCATTGTTACTCCTTCGCATCATCGTGTGCATCACGCTATCAATCCTGAGTATTTAGATAAGAACTATGGACAGATATTCATCATCTGGGATAAACTCTTTGGGACGTATCAGGAAGAACTCCCTGACAAAAAACCTGTTTATGGTATTACAAGGCCGGTGCAAACATGGAACCCGATCAAAATAAATTTCATGCATTTGGGTTTGTTGATTAAAGATGCATGGCTAACTAAAAGCTGGAACGATAAATTCCGCATTTGGATGATGCCAACGGGTTGGCGGCCAGCAGATGTTGCAGAGAAATATCCGGTACACAAGATCAACGATGTGTACAACATGCAGAAGTACGATACCAAAGCTTCCACTTCATTACATGTATGGAGTTGGGTGCAGATCACCATGGCGTTGTTATTCATCAGTTATCTGTTTGGCAATATTGCATCCATCAACGCATTGAACGCTTATTATATTTATATCTACGGCTTTTTCATCTTCCTAAGCGTTTATGCCTACACCGATCTGATGGATCGTAACAAATACGCCATCGTGTGGGAGATCATCAAGAACAGTTTCGGCATTGCTATCATTTTACAAACCGGCGATTGGTTTGGCGCCGCAGCACTTAGCCCTGTACTTAAGTATATCATTGGCGCTTACTTTCTGCTCTCCACAATCGTTACGCTTTGGTTTGTGATGAAGCATGCAAAGGAAGATCAGCAGGTTATGATGGTGGCGTGATTTTTTAGATACCAGCAATAGTTTTTCATAGCATCGCCTGTTGCGTCGCAATCCGTTTATCGTTCGCTAATTCTATTCATCTTACCAGGCGTTCCTACGGAACGCAAATACAACTCATTCACCATTCTACCCAGCAAATGTTCCTACGGAACATAGACTCTGTTACCCAAACATCCTCTCTTTCTAACATAATATAAACGACACTTCGACTTGTCCCGTAGGGACATCTCGTAGGTAGAATAAATGCCCGGATAGGTTTTCCGTTCCGTAGGAACGGCTGGTGGATTCTTATAATTATTCAAACCCATTGAAACATCACCAAGCGTTCCTAGCGGAACGCAAATCTAAATTCACATCTCTACCCGGCAAATTTTCCTACGGAACATAAAATCCGCATACCAAACATTTCTTCCTTGTCCTCTACCTTAATGCAACAAAACATCGACTTGTCCCGTAGGGATATCTCATGGGTAGAACATAGGTGCGGAAGAATTTACCGTTCCGTAGGAGCGGTTGGCGCTCCAATCCTATCATATCAGCTATTGCAATTTCAACTGGCAATATCTAAATTCACAAAAACACAACTATGCCAAATACCTACACCCAAATTCATTTACAATTTGTATTTGCTGTAAAATATCGAAAAGCACTCATTCTCCCCAATTGGAAAGAACGTCTTTACCAATATATCACGGGCATCATTCAACATAACGAACACAAAATGCTGCAGATAAACGGTATGCCTGATCATGTTCATCTCTTTATTGGCATGCGACCAACACAATCTGTTTCATCACTCATTCAAAATGTAAAAACAGAAAGTAGCAAATGGGTCAATGATAACAGACTGTGTTCATCTCCGTTTGCATGGCAGGAAGGTTATGGCGCTTTCTCTTACTCTAAAAGCCATGTACCCGATGTTATCCGTTATATTCAAAATCAGGAAATACATCATCAAAAAGAAAGCTTTCTCGATGAATACCTGAAATTGTTGAAAGCTTTTGAAATTGAATATGATGAAAAGTATATTTTTAAAGAACCGGAATAAAATCATTCATTCTCCATTATGAACATAACATTCGTAGCCATAAGCATATTTCTTTTACTACTCCTTATTCGTTTAATATTCAGAAAAGTCATCGACCTTCCAAACTATACTGGCCAGTTATTAACAAATAAATTTCCAGTAAGCAACTTAATGCCTGAAGAAGAGTTTTGGAAAATCATTGAAACAACCCGAAATGGTGCCAATAAAAATTACCCTGCACATTGTTCGCTACTCACAAATACATTATCTAAATTATCAAACGACGAAATCATTGGATTCAACCGAACATTTACCTTGCTAATGGCGAAATCTTATAGCTATAAACTTTGGGAAGCGGTCTATTCTTTAAACGGAGGTAGCTCTGACGATGCGTTTGAATATTTTCGCTCTTGGTTAATAGGTCAGGGGAGGAATAAGTTTTACTGGGCATTGAAATTCCCAAGGATTCTGTTTCTTATCGGTGTAAAAGAACTGGTCGAAAACTATGAAGGAATCGCAAATTGCGCATATCTAGCATATCAACAAAAAAACGACAGCGATATTGCCTTGGTCACTGATATTCCTTATTCAGATGGGGGAATAATGTTTAAGGAAACCGAAGCGTTCTTTAAATATCCCGAGCTTGCATTATTAGCATGGTAGACGTCCCACCACTCATCCTCTTTTTCCTCCTTCCATCTCTTCACCCAAAAATTCCTGCCCGGGCCGTGCAACAAAATCAATGAACTTTATACTTTCTATTATAAAAACCATTGAACCTGTCAACAATCATCCCATCAGCAGACGTATTGGTGCAGCAATGCCTCAACGGAGAAGTTTCGGCATACAGGGTCCTGTATGACCGCTACTCAAAGGCCATGTACAATACAGCGCTGCGGATATTGAACCGGGCCGATGATGCAGAAGATATTCTGCAGGAAGCATTCACCGATGCATTTCAGCAACTGAAGTCGTTTGAAGGCAGGTCAACTTTTGGTGCATGGTTACGACAGATCGTGGTGTATAAAAGCATTGCACATCTTAAAAAACAAAAACTGCATGTGAATGGGTTGGAAACGGATGCAGAAAATATTGCTGATGAATCGCTAGTTGAAGAAGATGAAGTTTGGTACACGGTTGACAGTATTAAACAAGCCATGCAAAAATTACCCGATGGCTACCGCACTGTGTTAACGCTTCATTTAATTGAAGGGTTCGAACAGGAAGAAGTGGCGGAGATGATGAAAGTGGCACATTCAACCGTTCGCACACAATACATGCGGGCCAAACAAAAATTATTACAGCTGTTAAAACAAGAAGTATATGAGCAGTAACCTGGAAAAATTCGTGAACAGAAACCGAAGTGAGTTTGATACGGAGCACCCGGGTGCCGATGTATGGAGCAAGATCGAAAAAACGCTCCCCATCAAAAAAGAAGCAAAGGTTTTTTCACTGAAAGACATCTATAAATTTTCAGCAGCGGCCGCTGTGGTTTGTATTGTGCTGACATCAGTGTACTTCCTGTATGTCCATCAACAGAAAAATGAACTGGCAGCAACTGATCCAAAAGCAACAACCAATACTGCACAACTTACCGGCATTGCGCCAGAGTATGCAGCAGAAGCAAAGCAGGTTTTCAATGCTATCGAAACACGTCAGGAAGAATTGAAAGAAGCAACGGCTGATAATCCTGAATTATACAAACAGTTTTTAGATGATCTGCAATTACTCGACAGTACATATAACATGCTGCAAAAACAAGCAGCACACACACCCAATAAAGATGTGATCATGAAAGCTATGCTTCAGAATCTGCAACTGCAGGCAGAACTGTTGTATCGCCAGCTGATGATCACCAACGACATCAAGAAACAAACAAAACAAAACAATGAATTGCCGAATGGTTAGTGCCATTCAACTGATTCACTTTACATCATTAAAAAAGTATGAACATGAACCTTTCATTCAAAACCATTCTTGGTATGGCCCTGCTGTTTATTACAGTGCAGGCAACCGCTCAGCAAAAGGAAGAGAAAACAGAGAAAAAACGTTACGAGCATTTTAAGGAACGCACTATTTCTAAAACCTACTCAGCTTCAGGTAATACCCTGAATATCGATAACAGCTTCGGCAACGTAACTGTTACTACCTGGGACCGAAATGAAATTAAAGTGGAGATCCATATTGAAGCAAGTTCAACCGAAAAAGAATTAGCTGAGAAAATGTTTGAGAACATCGATGTTACTGAAAGTAAAGACGGCAATGAAATAAAATTCAAAACCACTACCAGTAAAAACAAGAACAGTAATTACAATTGTAAGAATTGTAAAAGCAGTATGAGTATTAACTATACTGTTCAGATACCTTCAAACAATACATTGAAAATTGAAAACTCGTTTGGTGCTATCAAATTACCCGACTACAACGGCAGCGTTTCACTCAGCAGTAAGTTTGGTTCATTAACCGCAGGTAACCTGCCTAAAACGGAAAAACTGGTAGTTGAATTTGGTAAAGCAACCTTGAAGAATGTAAACAACTCAACTTCTACATTCAAATTTTCAACTGTAACCATTGAAAATCTTACAGGCAGCAACAAGATCAATATGGAGTTTTGCAACAGCAGCCGCATCAATATCGACAATGATCTTACTTCCCTAACGCTGAATGAATCATACAGCACTGTCAATCTACGCCCTGCTTCAAATTTCTCTGCCACTTATACCATCAAAACAAGTTTTGGCTCAGTGGTAGACCGTACCAATGCCAACATCAAACGTACAGATACGCCTGATAAATATGGCCCGGATTCTAATCGTAGTTACGAAGGAAAATCAGGTTCCGGTTCATCGAAAATAGAAGTGAAGTCAAACTTTGGCCGCATCATTATTGGCGAAGCAACCGAAGCTGAAATGAAAGAGAAAGAAAAAACGAAAACAAAAAATAAACAAGTGATCTAAAACCTTTTTCTCATGTTGATTATTACTCCCTTTTGATTCTTCAAGAGGGACAAGTTTGGAAAAAACAGCTAACCTTATCATCGCTCCCCTTTTGCTTGCGCAAAAGGGGATTTTTTATTGTATTAACCGCTAACTCAAACACAACTGCCGCAAACTAACCGGTATACCTGTAATTGATTTTTGGCCATCTACTTTAGCAGTACCAAAAAAATAAACCAAAAATCAAAGACATGAAACAAACACTTATTCTTGCCAGTTTTATTCTCCTGCTAGTTGCTTGCCAAAAAAAAGAGCAAGGGATCAACAGCAATCAACCAAAATTTGATCTCGACAAATTTGAACAGAATATCAAAACTACTTATGGTCCGCAGGCCGTGGGTTATTCTTATACCATTGCAATTGGTGATAAGATCATGCGGTTTGGTGCAGCCGGTAAAGCCACCAGATCGGATGGAGATGTTCCTTACACCATTGAAACAAGACAAGAAATTTTCAGCGTTACAAAATTCATGACAGCAATTGCAGTATTTAAAATGCTGCAGATAAAAGGCATTTCGCCTGACGCCTATATCCATAATTATCTGCCTAATTCGTGGACCATACATCCCTCGTTGATGCAGATCAGCTTCCGCAGATTATTATCACACAACAGCGGTTTCGCAAAAAACGATCGTGACTATGCATCCTTAAAACAAATGATGAACATAGCGCAAATTGATACAACACGCACTTACAACAATGCAAACTTTGCCCTTTGTCGTATCCTCCTTCCTTACATGAAATATGGCAAAGGCTATTTTGCAGCGGCTGAAATGAATAATACACTGGAATCTGCAACGGCTTTGGAGTTCCGGGAAATTATGCGTGATCTTGTATTGCAACCATCGAACATTGCACATTGGGAAAAAATTGATTTTAAAAACTGGAACCACCAGGGATTGAATAACTATAATTACACCATGTTCTACCGTTGGAACAGCAACCTGGCACCTGTAACCAACAGCGATGACGTATTGATTGCCGGTTCACGAGGTTTGGTGATGAGCACCTATGAAATTGCACAGGTAATGATAGCCTTTGAAAACAATCAACTGGTGCCTGAACAAACAAAACAATTAATGAAAATAGCCGGTTGTGGTTTTGATGGAGTAAATGGTATTGGTGGAGCAAAAGGAAGATACTTCTGGAAAAACGGCGGTGGCCCCGGTGGTCCGGGTCCTGGTGGCGAATGTATCATTATGAGTTTTCCCAACAGTATATATGTGAGCATCAATTCAAATAGTAATGTGAGTGATGATATTCAACATGTGGCCAGTCCTTCGAAACTGGCAAAGGCTTACGATGATGCATGGTAATAAGAAGTTAAGTTGCTGACCTTGTTTCACCTTGTGTTTTTTTAGTTGTTGATCAGGCTCCGCTTAATGCGGAGTTTGGTTACAACGCTTTGAAAGAAAAAGAGTAATTTTTGATCCGTGAAACCAATTGTTCTATTCGTTTGATCAGAGTCATCCATATTGTCGTTCTACTGTTCATTGCATGTACTGCCCAAAAAGTAACTGCACAAGGCCCTGCATTTTATCACCTCAGCACAGCAGAAGGGTTGAGCGATAACAATGTGAATGATGTAAAGCGTGACAGAAATGGAATTCTTTGGATCGGCACATCAGAAGGGCTCAATAGTTTTGATGGCAACAGCATCAGCACATATTATAAATATGATCATCCAAAACTTGCAGGCAATGATGTGCTGCAAGTGATCTGTGACAATGAAAACCGCATCTGGTTACGAACAGCAACGAATTTTGTAACCATGCTTGATGAAAAGAGGAATTTTCATTCGTTCCCTATTGGCGATTCAACAGAAAATACATTTGCTGCTAATTACCTATTTACAAAAGTAAAAGGGCTTATTGTTAGAAAAGTAAACGGGCATTATGTTTATAACAAATCGACCCATCGTTTTGAAAAATGGAATACAGCGATCGATTCATTATTACCAGAAACAGTACGTTTTGTTGAGCCGTTTGATGAAAATAAATTCATGGTTTATGGTAACGGCCGTTTACTGCTGATCGATTATTCAACGCAGCAAAAATTAATGGAAATTAAACTACCCGGGGTGTTAATGGGTGCTGCACGAATCAATAATAACGAGATCCTTACCTATACACTTTCCGGAAGCGGTTTTTTCCGTATCAACATAAACACACAAACTGTAACGCATAGTTACACAAACCTGAAAGATCAAAACGGAAACGCATTGGCAAAAGACCTTCGAAATATCACCCGTATCAATGAGCAGCAGTTTGCAATCAGCACACGGTTCTCCGGCATGTATCTCATTGATCTGGAAAAAGAAAGTTTACAGCTGTTGAATCATGATCCATTGAATGACCGCAGTATTGGTGGCGATAATACAAGTTTATTACATTACGACAGCAGCGGCTATCTCTTTGTTACAACACGTACATCGGGTTTGCATTACCTGAACCTTAAACAACCACAGATTGCGTATCGTCCTTATTTTAAAGATGAAGCTGGTAATTTGTTTGATGGGTTTATTCAAACCATTGCTGCAAAAGAGGGATTGGTATGGCTGGGCACACAGGATCGGTTGATCCGAATAAACAGAACAACCAATCAAACATCCTTTATCAATTATTATTTGCCTGATGGAACGAATCTTAACAAAGAAGAAACAGTACGGGCATTGTATGCCGATGAGCAGGATCGTTTGTGGGTTGGAACTACACGCTATGGTATATTGCTTCTTAACAAAGACCAAAAAACAATTGCACATTTTGGCAGAAGGAAAGGCGCTACCGATTCACTCCCTTCAACCTGGACAAATGGATTTTGTGTAGATGCCACAGCTAATCTTTGGGTAGCAACCATGCGTGGCATTTGTAAGATCAATACCAATAACTTACAGATAACAAATTTTACAGCTCATCCTTTATTGAAAGAATTAAATGGTATCTATACAAATACGGTGTGGATCGATAGTAAACAACAACTATGGATCGGTACAAACCGTGGTGCATGGTGTTATAACGAGCAGAAACAAACGTTGAAACATTATACCGACAAACAAGGACTATCACACAACCGTGTTTTCTCGTTCAATGAAGATAATAAAGGCAATATTTATATTGGCACCATTGCAGGCTTAACCGTACTTGCACCAAACGGAACAACAACTGTGTACAACCGCAGCAAAGGATTACGCAATGATAAATGCGAAGGCATCTTAAAAGATGAAAATGGTTTTCTCTGGATCGGCAATCTCAATTGTTTGATCCGTTTTGATCCTGCTACCAATAATTATGCAGTGTATGAAGAAGGTTTAGGTTTTAGTCATGCAGGTTTTCGCATGCGTAGCTGTTTTAAAGCAGCAGATGGTGAAATGTTTTGGGGAAGTGATAAAGGACTAAATTCTTTTTATCCGCAGCAACTGAATACCATCTCTGTTCAGCTGCAACCATCGATCAATACATTGTACACGACAGATAGCAATTATCATTTTACAACAACAGATACCATTCGCTTTCCGTACAATACCTCATCCTTCCATTTCTATTTTTCATCCGGTGAATTAACAGGATCAAAAAAAATACAGTTCCTCTATAAGCTCGATGGCTATGATAACGATTGGAAAAAACCAATCGCTTACGGACAGGCTGTTTACAGCAAACTTCCACCAGGCAACTATCTCTTTCATGTAAAAGCATCACGAGATGGTATTAACTGGTTTGAAGCTGCACATCCTGTTCAACTCAACATCAGTAAACCCTGGTGGCAGCAAACCTGGTTCAGACTTACTTACATCGCTGCATTCTTTGCACTGCTGTATAGCATTTTTAATTTCCTGCAACGACGCAAAAGAGAAAAAGAAGTAAAGCAGATGATCGATTATTTCGCTCATTCAGGATTTGAACATTCATCCGTAGATGATATCCTTTGGGATATTGCCCGTAACTGTATCTCCCGTTTGGGTTTTGAAGATTGTGTAATCTATACAGTTAATGAAGATGAAAAAGTATTGTTGCAAAAAGCAGCGTACGGACCAAAAAGTCCGAAAGCATACGAGATCAAAAACCCCATCATCATTCCGTTCGGAAAAGGAATTGTGGGTGATGTGGCTGCAACAGGAAGAGCCAACATCATCAACGACACTTCAAAAGACAAACGATATATTGTTGATGATGAACAACGTTTTTCGGAAATAACAGTTCCCATCATTCACGAAGGCAAAGTAATTGCTGTGATCGATTCAGAACATCAACGCAAAAACTTTTTTACCAAACAACATCTTGAAGCATTGCAAACCATTGCTTCCCTCAGCTCAGCCAAAATTTCCCGTGCCATGGCTATGGATGCTATGAAGAAAACAAAACTGGAAGTGATGGAGCTGAATGTAAAAATGGCCGAATCAAAATTCATGAACCTGCGGTTACAGATGAACCCGCATTTTATGTTCAATGCATTAAGTTCCATTCAGCATTTAATTGTATCGCAGCAAACAACAAAAGCATACAAGTATCTCACTATCTTCTCCAACTTCCTACGTTCACTGCTCAACTATGCAGAAAAGAATTTTATTCCATTGGATGAAGAGTTGAAAGTGTTACAGATGTATGTAGAGTTAGAATCATTACGTTTTGATCAATCGTTCAGTTATGAAATTAATGTGGATGAAAATCTGAGCAATGATGAAGTGCTGGTGCCATCGCTCATGGTACAACCATTTGTAGAGAATGCCATCTGGCATGGTTTATTACACAAAGAAGGAGAAAAGAAACTAAAGATCGAATTTGTAAACCACAGCGATGATCACCTGACATGTACAATAGAAGATAATGGAGTTGGTCGAAGCAATGCTGCAGCCATACAGCAACAAAAGATCAGCAGTAAAATACATGAAAGCAAAGGCATTGGCATTATTGAAGAACGGTTGAAACTGTTGCAACAGAAAACCGGCAAACCTGCGCATGTGGAAATAAAAGACATGTTTGATGCGCAGCAACATGCAGTGGGCACCAAAGTAATTATTACGATTCCTTATTATAACCCGGAAGAAACATGATAAAAGCATTGATCGTTGATGATGAGCAATCGAGCATTGATCTGCTGCAATGGCTTATTGCACAGTATTGCCCTGATATTTCTGTGGTGCAGAGTGCACGCAGTGTAAAGGATGCATTGCCGCTCATTCATAACTTTCAACCCGATATTGTTTTTCTCGATATACAAATGCCGCATCAAAGCGGTTTCGATCTGCTCACTACGATTGATCAATGGAACTTTGAAGTGATCTTCACTACTGCCTTCAACGAATTTGCTATACAAGCCATCCGCTTCAGTGCATTGGATTATTTGCTGAAACCAATTGATGAAACAGAATTAAAAAAAGCAGTGGAACGTTTTAAAGCCAAACGCATTTATGCACCTGCTGGTCAGCAATTGTTCCGCAACTTCATCCAGAATATTTCGCAAGGGAAAAAAGAAAAATTCAAACTTGCCTTGGCCGATGCATCAGAAGTAAAATATGTTACACTCGATGAGATCATTCGATTACAAGCCGATAGCAACTACACGAAAGTTCATCTCACTCAAAACCGTGTATTTGTTTCGGCCAAAACATTAAAAGAGTATGATGAGATCTTGAAAGAGCAACATTTTCTCCGAACTCATAAATCACATCTCATCAACCCCACACATATTGAAAGCTACGATAAACAAGGTTGGTTAAAAATGAGTGATGGATCAGAAGTGGAAGTGGCCCGCAGGAAAAAAGAATACGTGCAGGAAGCGTTGAAAAACCTCTGACCGACCGGCACTTTTTTTCGTTCATTAAAGCATTCCTTCTTATCTTGATCGCCCACAGACAACCGCATGCTGCTATTCCAGGATAATGAACAGGCATTCAGGGACTTTATCACACAACACCAACCAAGGGTGTACAATGCTGCATTGAATATGCTGCAGAATGCGGAAGATGCGGAAGAAATTACACAGGATGTGTTTGTGGAAGCCTGGCACAAGGCCCATACATTTAAAGGCGAATCGCAGGTAAGCACCTGGCTCTACCGCATCACCATCAATAAATGTATCGACCTGATCCGGAGCAAAAAGCGGAAAAAGCGCTTTGCCTTTCTAACCCAGCTTTTTCACGACAGCGGCGAACCTATCA
It encodes the following:
- a CDS encoding RNA polymerase sigma factor, encoding MLLFQDNEQAFRDFITQHQPRVYNAALNMLQNAEDAEEITQDVFVEAWHKAHTFKGESQVSTWLYRITINKCIDLIRSKKRKKRFAFLTQLFHDSGEPISDASDFVHPGIVSENKEKAATLYKAIEQLPETQKIAFLLSETGGLSYAEISEITGSSVSSIESLLFRARKNLRRILADYYKNINQ
- a CDS encoding RNA polymerase sigma factor, whose translation is MNLSTIIPSADVLVQQCLNGEVSAYRVLYDRYSKAMYNTALRILNRADDAEDILQEAFTDAFQQLKSFEGRSTFGAWLRQIVVYKSIAHLKKQKLHVNGLETDAENIADESLVEEDEVWYTVDSIKQAMQKLPDGYRTVLTLHLIEGFEQEEVAEMMKVAHSTVRTQYMRAKQKLLQLLKQEVYEQ
- the tnpA gene encoding IS200/IS605 family transposase, with translation MPNTYTQIHLQFVFAVKYRKALILPNWKERLYQYITGIIQHNEHKMLQINGMPDHVHLFIGMRPTQSVSSLIQNVKTESSKWVNDNRLCSSPFAWQEGYGAFSYSKSHVPDVIRYIQNQEIHHQKESFLDEYLKLLKAFEIEYDEKYIFKEPE
- a CDS encoding two-component regulator propeller domain-containing protein, producing MIRETNCSIRLIRVIHIVVLLFIACTAQKVTAQGPAFYHLSTAEGLSDNNVNDVKRDRNGILWIGTSEGLNSFDGNSISTYYKYDHPKLAGNDVLQVICDNENRIWLRTATNFVTMLDEKRNFHSFPIGDSTENTFAANYLFTKVKGLIVRKVNGHYVYNKSTHRFEKWNTAIDSLLPETVRFVEPFDENKFMVYGNGRLLLIDYSTQQKLMEIKLPGVLMGAARINNNEILTYTLSGSGFFRININTQTVTHSYTNLKDQNGNALAKDLRNITRINEQQFAISTRFSGMYLIDLEKESLQLLNHDPLNDRSIGGDNTSLLHYDSSGYLFVTTRTSGLHYLNLKQPQIAYRPYFKDEAGNLFDGFIQTIAAKEGLVWLGTQDRLIRINRTTNQTSFINYYLPDGTNLNKEETVRALYADEQDRLWVGTTRYGILLLNKDQKTIAHFGRRKGATDSLPSTWTNGFCVDATANLWVATMRGICKINTNNLQITNFTAHPLLKELNGIYTNTVWIDSKQQLWIGTNRGAWCYNEQKQTLKHYTDKQGLSHNRVFSFNEDNKGNIYIGTIAGLTVLAPNGTTTVYNRSKGLRNDKCEGILKDENGFLWIGNLNCLIRFDPATNNYAVYEEGLGFSHAGFRMRSCFKAADGEMFWGSDKGLNSFYPQQLNTISVQLQPSINTLYTTDSNYHFTTTDTIRFPYNTSSFHFYFSSGELTGSKKIQFLYKLDGYDNDWKKPIAYGQAVYSKLPPGNYLFHVKASRDGINWFEAAHPVQLNISKPWWQQTWFRLTYIAAFFALLYSIFNFLQRRKREKEVKQMIDYFAHSGFEHSSVDDILWDIARNCISRLGFEDCVIYTVNEDEKVLLQKAAYGPKSPKAYEIKNPIIIPFGKGIVGDVAATGRANIINDTSKDKRYIVDDEQRFSEITVPIIHEGKVIAVIDSEHQRKNFFTKQHLEALQTIASLSSAKISRAMAMDAMKKTKLEVMELNVKMAESKFMNLRLQMNPHFMFNALSSIQHLIVSQQTTKAYKYLTIFSNFLRSLLNYAEKNFIPLDEELKVLQMYVELESLRFDQSFSYEINVDENLSNDEVLVPSLMVQPFVENAIWHGLLHKEGEKKLKIEFVNHSDDHLTCTIEDNGVGRSNAAAIQQQKISSKIHESKGIGIIEERLKLLQQKTGKPAHVEIKDMFDAQQHAVGTKVIITIPYYNPEET
- a CDS encoding DUF4240 domain-containing protein; this translates as MNITFVAISIFLLLLLIRLIFRKVIDLPNYTGQLLTNKFPVSNLMPEEEFWKIIETTRNGANKNYPAHCSLLTNTLSKLSNDEIIGFNRTFTLLMAKSYSYKLWEAVYSLNGGSSDDAFEYFRSWLIGQGRNKFYWALKFPRILFLIGVKELVENYEGIANCAYLAYQQKNDSDIALVTDIPYSDGGIMFKETEAFFKYPELALLAW
- a CDS encoding sterol desaturase family protein, whose protein sequence is METYGKILLIAMPAFLLLVLAEAWYGVWKGKQTVRNLDMISSLSSGITNVTKDVLGLSIAIIGYGWLADKLAIVHIENTILTYIIAFIALDFAGYWVHRLDHEYNFFWNAHIIHHSSEDFNLACALRQSISVVFRLFTIFLLPAALLGVPTMVIAVVAPLHLFAQFWYHTQHINKMGFLEKIIVTPSHHRVHHAINPEYLDKNYGQIFIIWDKLFGTYQEELPDKKPVYGITRPVQTWNPIKINFMHLGLLIKDAWLTKSWNDKFRIWMMPTGWRPADVAEKYPVHKINDVYNMQKYDTKASTSLHVWSWVQITMALLFISYLFGNIASINALNAYYIYIYGFFIFLSVYAYTDLMDRNKYAIVWEIIKNSFGIAIILQTGDWFGAAALSPVLKYIIGAYFLLSTIVTLWFVMKHAKEDQQVMMVA
- a CDS encoding serine hydrolase domain-containing protein, with amino-acid sequence MKQTLILASFILLLVACQKKEQGINSNQPKFDLDKFEQNIKTTYGPQAVGYSYTIAIGDKIMRFGAAGKATRSDGDVPYTIETRQEIFSVTKFMTAIAVFKMLQIKGISPDAYIHNYLPNSWTIHPSLMQISFRRLLSHNSGFAKNDRDYASLKQMMNIAQIDTTRTYNNANFALCRILLPYMKYGKGYFAAAEMNNTLESATALEFREIMRDLVLQPSNIAHWEKIDFKNWNHQGLNNYNYTMFYRWNSNLAPVTNSDDVLIAGSRGLVMSTYEIAQVMIAFENNQLVPEQTKQLMKIAGCGFDGVNGIGGAKGRYFWKNGGGPGGPGPGGECIIMSFPNSIYVSINSNSNVSDDIQHVASPSKLAKAYDDAW
- a CDS encoding LytR/AlgR family response regulator transcription factor; this translates as MIKALIVDDEQSSIDLLQWLIAQYCPDISVVQSARSVKDALPLIHNFQPDIVFLDIQMPHQSGFDLLTTIDQWNFEVIFTTAFNEFAIQAIRFSALDYLLKPIDETELKKAVERFKAKRIYAPAGQQLFRNFIQNISQGKKEKFKLALADASEVKYVTLDEIIRLQADSNYTKVHLTQNRVFVSAKTLKEYDEILKEQHFLRTHKSHLINPTHIESYDKQGWLKMSDGSEVEVARRKKEYVQEALKNL